In the Rhizobium sp. CB3090 genome, one interval contains:
- a CDS encoding IS630 family transposase (programmed frameshift) — protein sequence MAEGDFAMGTALKIREDYTADELRRLARQSRDADWSRRLLALSVIYEGGSRSQAASIGGVGLQIIRDWVERFNLHGPDGLKTGKATGREPLLDDKQRKALAEAVEKGPVPYLDGVVRWRLVDLVQWLWQEHRVLVSRQTLGRELNAMGYRKLTARPKHHAQDPQAIEEFKKTSPPQWRKAAGAAKGKRIEIWFQDEARIGQKNKITRRWAKRGTRPSAPHDQRTRSAYIFGAICPKLGKAAALVMPWCDTYAMNQHLMEISRHVAEDAHAILIMDQAGWHMSNNLTVPENVTILPLPPKSPELNPVENLWQFMRENWLSNRVFKSYEDIVDHCCDAWHKLQRQPWRVMSIGHRKWANEF from the exons ATGGCGGAAGGAGATTTCGCCATGGGAACAGCACTGAAGATCCGCGAGGACTATACGGCTGATGAATTGCGTCGGCTGGCGAGGCAGAGCCGGGATGCAGATTGGTCCCGCCGGTTGCTTGCCTTGTCGGTCATTTACGAGGGCGGTTCGCGGAGCCAGGCGGCGTCGATTGGCGGGGTGGGTTTGCAGATCATCCGCGATTGGGTTGAGCGTTTCAATCTGCACGGTCCTGATGGTCTGAAGACAGGCAAGGCGACGGGGCGGGAGCCCTTGCTCGATGACAAGCAGCGCAAGGCGCTTGCCGAGGCGGTCGAGAAAGGTCCTGTTCCCTATCTCGATGGCGTCGTGCGCTGGAGGCTCGTTGATCTGGTGCAATGGCTTTGGCAGGAGCATCGTGTCTTGGTGAGCCGCCAGACGCTGGGGCGCGAGTTGAATGCCATGGGCTATCGCAAACTCACCGCACGTCCCAAGCACCATGCACAAGACCCGCAAGCGATCGAGGAATTTAAAAAAACTTCCCCGCCGCAGTGGCGGAAA GCTGCCGGAGCCGCTAAAGGAAAACGAATAGAAATCTGGTTCCAGGACGAAGCCCGCATCGGCCAGAAGAACAAGATCACCCGTCGCTGGGCCAAGCGCGGAACACGGCCCTCAGCGCCGCACGACCAGCGCACGAGATCGGCCTATATCTTCGGTGCGATTTGCCCGAAGCTCGGCAAGGCCGCCGCACTCGTCATGCCGTGGTGCGACACCTATGCCATGAACCAGCATCTGATGGAAATCTCCCGCCATGTCGCCGAAGACGCCCACGCTATCCTCATCATGGATCAGGCGGGCTGGCACATGTCCAACAATCTCACCGTGCCCGAAAACGTCACCATCTTGCCGCTGCCGCCAAAGTCGCCCGAACTCAACCCGGTTGAAAACCTCTGGCAGTTCATGCGCGAAAACTGGCTCTCCAACCGCGTCTTCAAATCTTACGAGGACATCGTCGATCACTGCTGCGATGCTTGGCACAAGCTCCAACGCCAGCCTTGGCGCGTCATGTCAATCGGCCACAGAAAATGGGCCAATGAGTTCTAA
- a CDS encoding aldo/keto reductase translates to MTTETSIRWGIIGPGRIAQTFAEGVAHSRSGKLVAIASRNPDKPGLGDNFPGARIVNGYEALLADKEIDAIYIATPHTGHAEWAIKAIRAGKHVLVEKPIALSAYDAEAIYYEAKKAGVFAGEAFMYRVHPQTAKLIELVKSGVIGEIRIIRSSFGFNMGTVKPEHRLFANDTAGGGILDVGGYPVSMARLIAGAVEGKPFLDPEKVSGVAHLGQTGVDEWASAVLKFPNNIIAEVSCSIMANQDNTLRIIGSDGRLEVKDFWFASGHKGGIGRIELIKGAETQVIEVKEDRWLYSFEVDAAGDAIRAGQTEFAYPGINWADSIGNLRALDQWRATIGLEYEVEKATRRTTNIVGAPVTMGNSIPKRSIPGIAKPASLVTLGFEFFPNFAAASLTLDAFYEAGGNAFDTAYVYGGGKTESIFGDWHTSRKVPREEIVLIGKGAHSPLCYPDMITKQLDQSLNRLKTDYVDIYFMHRDNTAIPVGEFVDAMDAEVRAGRIRGIFGGSNWTRARFDEAIAYAEKNGKAAPAALSNNFSLAEMLDPIWAGCIAASDEEWKTWLNAKQIPNFAWSSQGRGFFTDRAGRDKRSDEELVRVWYSDRNFGRRDRAIELAQKLGRNPIHIALAYVVAQPFPVIPLIGPRTIAELEDSLSALDIKLTPEQVKWLEG, encoded by the coding sequence ATGACGACCGAGACATCCATCCGCTGGGGCATCATCGGCCCCGGCAGGATCGCACAGACTTTTGCCGAAGGTGTCGCTCACTCCCGCAGCGGCAAACTGGTGGCCATCGCCAGCCGCAATCCCGATAAGCCGGGTCTCGGCGATAATTTCCCCGGTGCGCGCATCGTTAACGGCTATGAGGCTCTGCTGGCTGACAAGGAAATCGACGCGATCTATATCGCCACGCCCCATACCGGCCATGCCGAATGGGCCATCAAGGCGATCCGCGCCGGCAAGCATGTCCTCGTCGAAAAGCCGATCGCGCTGTCCGCCTATGATGCCGAAGCGATCTATTACGAAGCCAAGAAGGCTGGCGTCTTCGCTGGCGAAGCTTTCATGTACCGCGTGCATCCACAGACGGCCAAGCTGATCGAGCTGGTGAAAAGCGGCGTAATCGGCGAGATCCGCATCATCCGCTCGTCCTTCGGCTTCAATATGGGCACGGTCAAGCCGGAACACCGGCTGTTCGCCAACGACACGGCCGGCGGCGGCATTCTGGATGTCGGCGGCTATCCGGTCTCGATGGCACGGCTCATTGCCGGTGCCGTCGAAGGCAAGCCATTCCTCGACCCGGAAAAAGTCTCGGGCGTTGCCCATCTCGGCCAGACCGGCGTCGACGAATGGGCTTCGGCGGTATTGAAATTCCCGAACAATATCATCGCCGAAGTCTCCTGCTCGATCATGGCAAATCAGGACAATACGCTGCGTATCATCGGTTCCGATGGCCGCCTGGAAGTCAAGGATTTCTGGTTCGCCTCCGGCCATAAGGGTGGCATCGGCAGGATCGAGCTCATCAAAGGCGCGGAAACGCAGGTCATCGAGGTCAAGGAAGACCGTTGGCTCTATTCCTTCGAAGTCGACGCCGCGGGCGACGCCATTCGCGCCGGTCAGACGGAATTCGCTTATCCGGGCATCAACTGGGCCGATTCGATCGGAAACCTGCGCGCTCTCGATCAGTGGCGCGCCACCATCGGTCTCGAATATGAGGTCGAGAAGGCGACGCGACGGACGACGAATATCGTCGGTGCGCCGGTCACCATGGGCAACAGCATTCCGAAGCGCAGCATTCCCGGCATTGCCAAGCCGGCCTCGCTCGTCACGCTCGGCTTCGAATTCTTCCCGAATTTCGCCGCCGCATCGCTGACGCTCGACGCCTTCTATGAAGCCGGCGGCAATGCCTTCGATACGGCCTATGTCTATGGCGGCGGCAAGACGGAGAGCATATTCGGCGACTGGCACACCAGCCGCAAGGTTCCGCGCGAGGAGATCGTGCTAATCGGCAAGGGCGCGCATTCGCCGCTCTGCTATCCGGACATGATCACCAAGCAGCTCGATCAATCGCTGAACCGGCTGAAGACCGACTATGTCGATATCTATTTCATGCATCGCGACAACACGGCCATTCCGGTCGGCGAATTCGTCGATGCCATGGACGCCGAAGTCAGGGCCGGCCGCATTCGCGGCATTTTCGGCGGCTCCAACTGGACTCGTGCCCGTTTCGACGAGGCGATTGCCTATGCCGAGAAGAACGGCAAGGCGGCGCCGGCAGCTCTTTCCAACAATTTCTCGCTGGCGGAGATGCTTGATCCGATCTGGGCCGGATGCATCGCCGCCTCCGACGAGGAATGGAAGACTTGGCTGAATGCCAAGCAGATTCCGAACTTCGCGTGGTCGAGCCAGGGCCGCGGCTTCTTCACCGACCGCGCCGGCCGCGACAAGCGCAGCGACGAGGAGTTGGTCCGCGTCTGGTATTCCGACCGCAACTTCGGCCGCCGCGACCGGGCGATCGAACTGGCACAGAAGCTCGGCCGCAACCCGATCCATATCGCGCTCGCCTATGTCGTCGCCCAGCCCTTCCCCGTCATCCCGCTGATCGGCCCGCGCACGATCGCCGAGCTGGAAGACAGCCTGTCTGCGCTCGACATCAAGCTGACGCCGGAGCAGGTGAAATGGCTTGAAGGCTGA
- a CDS encoding methylated-DNA--[protein]-cysteine S-methyltransferase — protein MARTARSAQKDYVYKIVNSPVGKLKLVASREGLAAILWDNDRPNRVRLNIVAEDASHPVLIETERQLQEYFAGERQVFDLPLDFTGTEFQKKVWQALLTIPLGETRSYAEIAAQIGAPKAIRAVGAANGRIAPCHRVVGPAGDLRGFAGGLERKTYLLEFEGSETKRFNFAA, from the coding sequence ATGGCCAGGACGGCGCGAAGTGCGCAGAAGGATTATGTCTACAAGATCGTGAACTCACCTGTCGGCAAGTTGAAGCTCGTCGCCAGTCGCGAGGGCTTGGCTGCGATTCTCTGGGACAACGACCGGCCGAACCGTGTTCGGCTGAATATCGTCGCCGAGGATGCGAGCCATCCTGTTCTCATAGAGACGGAACGGCAGTTGCAGGAATATTTTGCCGGCGAACGACAAGTTTTTGATCTGCCGCTCGATTTCACCGGCACCGAATTTCAAAAGAAGGTTTGGCAGGCGCTGCTCACAATCCCTCTTGGAGAGACCCGCTCCTATGCTGAAATTGCCGCGCAGATCGGGGCTCCCAAGGCCATCCGAGCGGTCGGCGCCGCCAATGGCAGGATAGCGCCGTGCCATCGGGTCGTCGGACCGGCCGGTGACCTGAGGGGATTTGCTGGCGGCCTGGAGCGGAAGACCTATCTTCTGGAGTTCGAAGGCTCGGAAACAAAAAGGTTCAATTTCGCGGCGTGA